The Deltaproteobacteria bacterium genome includes the window CTAAAGGAGACACAAACATGGTTAAGAATGGTTTGCCCGCAATGCATCCGGGAGAATTCCTGGTAGAAATTTTGAGAGAAATGGGGCTATCTCAAGCTGAGTTCGCGCGCACCATCGGGGTATCGCCTATGCGTATTTCTCATGTTGTCAAAGGTGATCGTCCGGTGACAGCAGAACTGGCGTTGCTGTTTGGTCGTGCATTCAATCAGTCACCACAATATTGGCTCAATCTTCAAGCATCTTACGATTTAAAGATTGCAAGGGCGAGTATCGGCAAACGCCTTGCTGGTATACAGGCCCTCGCGCATGCCTGATTACCGCCTTACATCGCCAGATAGCAACTCCAAATGCCAATACAGTAATCCAGAACGTGCTTTAAAATTCAATGTCAATCAGGTAAGGATAAGGAAAGGCCATCCCCAGGTTAGCCGGGCAGTGAATTGCGCCGGGAAAATCTGCCGTTAATAACAAAGCACGTTCTGCACGAACGTCTCGTTCACCGTTCATTTAGTCTGGCTTTTCCCTTTATTCGTAAACAAATTATTCAATA containing:
- a CDS encoding HigA family addiction module antidote protein, which produces MVKNGLPAMHPGEFLVEILREMGLSQAEFARTIGVSPMRISHVVKGDRPVTAELALLFGRAFNQSPQYWLNLQASYDLKIARASIGKRLAGIQALAHA